A stretch of Zonotrichia leucophrys gambelii isolate GWCS_2022_RI chromosome 19, RI_Zleu_2.0, whole genome shotgun sequence DNA encodes these proteins:
- the SEPTIN4 gene encoding septin-4 isoform X2 — protein MIKRFLKEDSDEAELTQFLRDCPAADSSRKVEASESRREPGHPLGSGARVPPDEGSDERDARIFSRSRPADFQQHIAAPPPPSPNRPRSPWGQLDPYDSSEDDKEYVGFATLPNQVHRKSVKKGFDFTLMVAGESGLGKSTLVNSLFLTDMYRDRKLLNAEERITQTVEITKHVVDIEEKGVKLRLTIVDTPGFGDAVNNTECWKPVADYIDQQFEQYFRDESGLNRKNIQDNRVHCCIYFISPFGHGLRPLDVEFMRALHQRVNIVPVLAKADTLTPAEVERMKNKIREEIDHYGIRIYQFPECDSDEDEEFKLQDQALKESIPFAVIGSNTVVEAKGRRVRGRLYPWGIVEVENPSHCDFVKLRTMLVRTHMQDLKDVTRETHYENYRTQCIQSMTRMVVKERNRNKLTRESGTDFPIPVIPPVPDVETEKLIREKDEELRRMQEMLQKIQKQMKDSH, from the exons ATAAAACGTTTCCTGAAGGAGGACTCGGACGAGGCTGAGCTGACCCAGTTCCTGCGGGATTGCCCAGCAGCTGACAGCTCCAGGAAGGTGGAGGCCTCGGAGAGCCGGCGGGAGCCCGGCCACCCCTTGGGCAGCGGGGCCAGGGTCCCCCCAGACGAAGGCAGTGACGAGAGGGACGCCAGGATTTTCTCCCGCTCCCGGCCCGCGGATTTCCAGCAGCACATcgccgcccccccgccccccagccccaacCGCCCGcgcagcccctggggacagctggacCCCTACGACTCCTCCGAG GATGACAAGGAGTACGTGGGCTTTGCCACGCTGCCCAACCAGGTGCATCGTAAGTCGGTGAAGAAGGGCTTTGACTTCACCCTCATGGTGGCAG GGGAATCCGGGCTGGGCAAGTCCACCCTGGTCAACAGCCTCTTCCTGACGGACATGTACAGGGACCGCAAGCTGCTCAACGCCGAAG AGCGCATCACGCAGACAGTGGAGATCACCAAGCACGTGGTGGACATTGAGGAGAAGGGGGTCAAGCTGCGCCTGACCATCGTGGACACGCCGGGCTTTGGGGACGCTGTCAACAACACCGAGTG CTGGAAGCCGGTGGCCGACTACATCGACCAGCAGTTCGAGCAGTATTTCCGTGACGAAAGTGGCCTCAACCGGAAAAACATCCAGGACAACCGAGTGCACTGCTGCATCTACTTCATCTCGCCCTTTGGCCACGG GCTCCGGCCCCTGGACGTGGAGTTCATGAGAGCTCTGCACCAGCGCGTGAACATCGTGCCcgtgctggccaaggctgacaCCCTGACCCCCGCCGAGGTGGAGCGCATGAAGAACAAG ATCCGGGAGGAGATCGATCACTACGGCATCCGCATCTACCAATTCCCTGAGTGCGACTCGGACGAGGATGAGGAGTTCAAGCTGCAGGACCAGGCACTGAAG GAGAGCATCCCCTTCGCTGTCATCGGCAGCAACACGGTGGTGGAGGCCAAGGGCCGGCGCGTCCGCGGGCGCCTCTACCCCTGGGGCATCGTGGAAG TGGAGAACCCGTCCCACTGCGACTTCGTGAAGCTGCGCACGATGCTGGTGAGGACGCACATGCAGGACCTGAAGGACGTGACGCGGGAGACGCACTACGAGAACTACCGCACACAGTGCATCCAGAGCATGACCCGCATGGTGGTCAAGGAGCGCAACCGCAA CAAGCTGACCCGGGAGAGCGGGACAGACTTCCCCATCCCCGTGATCCCCCCGGTGCCGGACGTGGAGACCGAGAAGCTCATCCGGGAGAAGGACGAGGAG TTGCGGCGGATGCAGGAGATGCTCCAGAAGATCCAGAAGCAGATGAAGGACTCGCACTAG
- the SEPTIN4 gene encoding septin-4 isoform X1, translated as MATGPELQPGQEIKRFLKEDSDEAELTQFLRDCPAADSSRKVEASESRREPGHPLGSGARVPPDEGSDERDARIFSRSRPADFQQHIAAPPPPSPNRPRSPWGQLDPYDSSEDDKEYVGFATLPNQVHRKSVKKGFDFTLMVAGESGLGKSTLVNSLFLTDMYRDRKLLNAEERITQTVEITKHVVDIEEKGVKLRLTIVDTPGFGDAVNNTECWKPVADYIDQQFEQYFRDESGLNRKNIQDNRVHCCIYFISPFGHGLRPLDVEFMRALHQRVNIVPVLAKADTLTPAEVERMKNKIREEIDHYGIRIYQFPECDSDEDEEFKLQDQALKESIPFAVIGSNTVVEAKGRRVRGRLYPWGIVEVENPSHCDFVKLRTMLVRTHMQDLKDVTRETHYENYRTQCIQSMTRMVVKERNRNKLTRESGTDFPIPVIPPVPDVETEKLIREKDEELRRMQEMLQKIQKQMKDSH; from the exons ATGGCCACCGGCCCcgagctgcagcctgggcaagAG ATAAAACGTTTCCTGAAGGAGGACTCGGACGAGGCTGAGCTGACCCAGTTCCTGCGGGATTGCCCAGCAGCTGACAGCTCCAGGAAGGTGGAGGCCTCGGAGAGCCGGCGGGAGCCCGGCCACCCCTTGGGCAGCGGGGCCAGGGTCCCCCCAGACGAAGGCAGTGACGAGAGGGACGCCAGGATTTTCTCCCGCTCCCGGCCCGCGGATTTCCAGCAGCACATcgccgcccccccgccccccagccccaacCGCCCGcgcagcccctggggacagctggacCCCTACGACTCCTCCGAG GATGACAAGGAGTACGTGGGCTTTGCCACGCTGCCCAACCAGGTGCATCGTAAGTCGGTGAAGAAGGGCTTTGACTTCACCCTCATGGTGGCAG GGGAATCCGGGCTGGGCAAGTCCACCCTGGTCAACAGCCTCTTCCTGACGGACATGTACAGGGACCGCAAGCTGCTCAACGCCGAAG AGCGCATCACGCAGACAGTGGAGATCACCAAGCACGTGGTGGACATTGAGGAGAAGGGGGTCAAGCTGCGCCTGACCATCGTGGACACGCCGGGCTTTGGGGACGCTGTCAACAACACCGAGTG CTGGAAGCCGGTGGCCGACTACATCGACCAGCAGTTCGAGCAGTATTTCCGTGACGAAAGTGGCCTCAACCGGAAAAACATCCAGGACAACCGAGTGCACTGCTGCATCTACTTCATCTCGCCCTTTGGCCACGG GCTCCGGCCCCTGGACGTGGAGTTCATGAGAGCTCTGCACCAGCGCGTGAACATCGTGCCcgtgctggccaaggctgacaCCCTGACCCCCGCCGAGGTGGAGCGCATGAAGAACAAG ATCCGGGAGGAGATCGATCACTACGGCATCCGCATCTACCAATTCCCTGAGTGCGACTCGGACGAGGATGAGGAGTTCAAGCTGCAGGACCAGGCACTGAAG GAGAGCATCCCCTTCGCTGTCATCGGCAGCAACACGGTGGTGGAGGCCAAGGGCCGGCGCGTCCGCGGGCGCCTCTACCCCTGGGGCATCGTGGAAG TGGAGAACCCGTCCCACTGCGACTTCGTGAAGCTGCGCACGATGCTGGTGAGGACGCACATGCAGGACCTGAAGGACGTGACGCGGGAGACGCACTACGAGAACTACCGCACACAGTGCATCCAGAGCATGACCCGCATGGTGGTCAAGGAGCGCAACCGCAA CAAGCTGACCCGGGAGAGCGGGACAGACTTCCCCATCCCCGTGATCCCCCCGGTGCCGGACGTGGAGACCGAGAAGCTCATCCGGGAGAAGGACGAGGAG TTGCGGCGGATGCAGGAGATGCTCCAGAAGATCCAGAAGCAGATGAAGGACTCGCACTAG
- the SBDS gene encoding ribosome maturation protein SBDS, with product MSIFTPTNQIRLTNVAVVRARRAGKRFEIACYRNKVMGWRSGAEKDLDEVLQTHTVFVNVSKGQVAKKEDLVKAFGTDDQTEICKMILSKGELQVSDKERHTQLEQMFRDIATIVADKCVNPETKRPYTVILIERAMKDIHYSVKPNKSTKQQALEVIRQLKETMQIERAHMRLRFILPAKEGKKLKEKLKPLIKVTESEDFQEQLEMVCLIDPGCFREIDELIRSETKGKGSLEVLSLKDVEEGDEKLE from the exons ATGTCCATCTTCACCCCCACCAACCAGATCCGCCTCACCAATGTGGCCGTGGTGCGGGCACGGCGCGCCGGGAAGCGCTTCGAGATCGCCTGTTACCGCAACAAGGTCATGGGCTGGCGCAGCGGAGC GGAGAAAGATCTCGACGAGGTCCTGCAGACACACACAGTGTTTGTCAATGTCTCCAAAGGCCAGGTGGCAAAGAAGGAAGATCTGGTTAAAGCATTTGGAACAGATGACCAGACAGAAATCTGTAAGATG ATTTTGTCCaaaggggagctgcaggtgtcGGACAAGGAGCGGCACACGCAGCTGGAGCAGATGTTCCGCGACATCGCCACCATCGTGGCTGACAAGTGCGTGAACCCCGAGACCAAGCGGCCCTACACTGTCATCCTCATCGAGAGGGCCATGAAGGACATCCACTACTCTGTCAAACCCAACaagagcacaaagcagcag GCCCTGGAAGTGAtcaggcagctgaaggagaCCATGCAGATTGAACGTGCTCACATGAGGCTGAGATTTATCTTGCCAGCAAAAGAGGGCAAGAAACTGAAAGAGAAGCTGAAGCCACTGATTAAAGTTACTGAGAGTGAAGACTTCCAGGAACAGCTGGAAATG GTGTGCCTTATTGACCCAGGCTGCTTCAGGGAGATCGACGAGCTGATCCGCAGTGAGACAAAAGGGAaaggatccctggaagtgctcagcCTGAAGGATGTGGAGGAAGGAGATGAAAAGCTTGAATAA
- the SEPTIN4 gene encoding septin-4 isoform X3, with protein sequence MWSHPNPGVAVPRPSPGSPRAADRGQLCLSPAPARAPLRGNSQGKEVSAPGHVSVSPALAVSRGCGDGAPVLTPRERAAGGGRGHQGTPARSLPSPRSGHPPIALHLFLVSLPPSGPSLCSWQAVGRGGVLAAPEDPEERRGAQGEGAQPCPPECQELAAVPTPQVIKRFLKEDSDEAELTQFLRDCPAADSSRKVEASESRREPGHPLGSGARVPPDEGSDERDARIFSRSRPADFQQHIAAPPPPSPNRPRSPWGQLDPYDSSEDDKEYVGFATLPNQVHRKSVKKGFDFTLMVAGESGLGKSTLVNSLFLTDMYRDRKLLNAEERITQTVEITKHVVDIEEKGVKLRLTIVDTPGFGDAVNNTECWKPVADYIDQQFEQYFRDESGLNRKNIQDNRVHCCIYFISPFGHGLRPLDVEFMRALHQRVNIVPVLAKADTLTPAEVERMKNKIREEIDHYGIRIYQFPECDSDEDEEFKLQDQALKESIPFAVIGSNTVVEAKGRRVRGRLYPWGIVEVENPSHCDFVKLRTMLVRTHMQDLKDVTRETHYENYRTQCIQSMTRMVVKERNRNKLTRESGTDFPIPVIPPVPDVETEKLIREKDEELRRMQEMLQKIQKQMKDSH encoded by the exons ATGTGGAGCCATCCCAACCCCGGCGTTGCCGTCCCTCGTCCCAGCCCCGGCAGCCCTCGGGCAGCAGATCGGGggcagctgtgcctgtccccCGCCCCTGCCCGCGCCCCGCTCCGCGGGAACAGCCAGGGCAAGGAGGTGTCGGCTCCTGGTCATGTCTCcgtgtcccctgccctggctgtctcccggggctgcggggacgGGGCCCCTGTGCTGACACCCCGTGAACGGGCAGCGGGCGGGGGCCGTGGGCACCAGGGGACCCCTGCCCGCTCTCTGCCTTCCCCCCGCTCAGGCCACCCCCCAATCGCTCTTCATCTCTTCTTGGTGTCTCTGCCTCCTTCCggcccctccctgtgctcctggcaggCCGTGGGGCGCGGGGGGGTCCTGGCTGCCCCAGAAGACCCCGAGGAGCGGCGGGGCGCCCAGGGGGAaggtgcccagccctgtcccccggagtgccaggagctggctgcCGTCCCCACGCCGCAAGTC ATAAAACGTTTCCTGAAGGAGGACTCGGACGAGGCTGAGCTGACCCAGTTCCTGCGGGATTGCCCAGCAGCTGACAGCTCCAGGAAGGTGGAGGCCTCGGAGAGCCGGCGGGAGCCCGGCCACCCCTTGGGCAGCGGGGCCAGGGTCCCCCCAGACGAAGGCAGTGACGAGAGGGACGCCAGGATTTTCTCCCGCTCCCGGCCCGCGGATTTCCAGCAGCACATcgccgcccccccgccccccagccccaacCGCCCGcgcagcccctggggacagctggacCCCTACGACTCCTCCGAG GATGACAAGGAGTACGTGGGCTTTGCCACGCTGCCCAACCAGGTGCATCGTAAGTCGGTGAAGAAGGGCTTTGACTTCACCCTCATGGTGGCAG GGGAATCCGGGCTGGGCAAGTCCACCCTGGTCAACAGCCTCTTCCTGACGGACATGTACAGGGACCGCAAGCTGCTCAACGCCGAAG AGCGCATCACGCAGACAGTGGAGATCACCAAGCACGTGGTGGACATTGAGGAGAAGGGGGTCAAGCTGCGCCTGACCATCGTGGACACGCCGGGCTTTGGGGACGCTGTCAACAACACCGAGTG CTGGAAGCCGGTGGCCGACTACATCGACCAGCAGTTCGAGCAGTATTTCCGTGACGAAAGTGGCCTCAACCGGAAAAACATCCAGGACAACCGAGTGCACTGCTGCATCTACTTCATCTCGCCCTTTGGCCACGG GCTCCGGCCCCTGGACGTGGAGTTCATGAGAGCTCTGCACCAGCGCGTGAACATCGTGCCcgtgctggccaaggctgacaCCCTGACCCCCGCCGAGGTGGAGCGCATGAAGAACAAG ATCCGGGAGGAGATCGATCACTACGGCATCCGCATCTACCAATTCCCTGAGTGCGACTCGGACGAGGATGAGGAGTTCAAGCTGCAGGACCAGGCACTGAAG GAGAGCATCCCCTTCGCTGTCATCGGCAGCAACACGGTGGTGGAGGCCAAGGGCCGGCGCGTCCGCGGGCGCCTCTACCCCTGGGGCATCGTGGAAG TGGAGAACCCGTCCCACTGCGACTTCGTGAAGCTGCGCACGATGCTGGTGAGGACGCACATGCAGGACCTGAAGGACGTGACGCGGGAGACGCACTACGAGAACTACCGCACACAGTGCATCCAGAGCATGACCCGCATGGTGGTCAAGGAGCGCAACCGCAA CAAGCTGACCCGGGAGAGCGGGACAGACTTCCCCATCCCCGTGATCCCCCCGGTGCCGGACGTGGAGACCGAGAAGCTCATCCGGGAGAAGGACGAGGAG TTGCGGCGGATGCAGGAGATGCTCCAGAAGATCCAGAAGCAGATGAAGGACTCGCACTAG
- the CCDC183 gene encoding coiled-coil domain-containing protein 183: MEVPNRTWGPKPDLNQRNQEMHILVGLQDQGRRIFARSCEEKLRQNRELIPSLQKALQEDSTFLNFVLKYNKLPIKDAFGELVSGTESLEVTAGLEAGAGALGTLRTVHGRGTRCQQQDNPTGLLWRHGVFTSGPTGHIHAAPLSQQTSLLSHPHVPGTAHVPTEQRCCPCPSLPVPRLCPGYKPVDIEAVPTELPLPRGLVQQQSGAAPCHQQLPTQQAPRAKLSQTPSCQTSDNILEQHLSVPSSTLGGVFWAASSLENGLMPIQVAVKKMEAKLHDQVKACDMLAHQLKLWSQARDERQRRLQDLQDAEADPKWRELQTIRQLGNDIEKMLMKINSGEIVTNLYLRLQEVLRRVSSSSLCQCFTCSPCQGTGCPRGCVPSVPCHSTGHPVPTDSPTYLRAFLQQGAKEKLMAEAGPRVRVEKHLRDQSLAEQKKHLESLRRQEESERQQRQSRTRAPQKRCWVSAWPGGRAGECGHSHGHPALLHPRAPCPAPSPDTLPCSIPGHPALLHPGHPALPHSWTPYPAPSLDTLLHPRTPCPAPSPDTLPCSIPGHPALPHPWTPCSFPATPGADVEAAMARMQREAFLTDKMEKAKTALQCSCLWDIPSSIEAQRKSLENLQQHIDECNEKKNVLKKTLQNLESKQAKLKFNQPVSTARCCWPRTLGRAPKAPTGVPELPFSLLGMASLGCPCTPVHLCDVSVAGSSMQEEELREKLRQEEARLEQMRAHMLNNQKRLIEFENIIDNMFLRLQGISIPGKEDSGEVHGMEAKLQHCEQKMQFLKEQAAARPEDSPDEQSEVRGLGGPGDTLRVLPDQGHPSHPSQQGHREGRWCSSAPMALGTHGAWLVAPTCPPALIPGCLSQTFAKVRNLLEERTAGEKQNLRITFEDEGATEHGRRAQWGCGLQPLPSPSSPLSPADSLDFEEEEEDYVPSREDIKKQGQQLIRMNTRRRKKK; the protein is encoded by the exons ATGGAGGTCCCCAACAGAACGTGGGGCCCCAAGCCCGACCTGAACCAGCGCAACCAGGAGATGCATATCCTCGTGGGCCTGCAAG ATCAAGGCAGGAGGATTTTCGCTCGGTCCTGCGAGGAGAAGCTCCGGCAGAACAGGGAGCTGATCCCCAGCCTGCAGAAGGCCTTGCAGGAGGACTCCACTTTCCTGAACTTTGTCCTGAAG tACAACAAACTCCCCATTAAGGATGCCTTCGGAGAGCTCGTTTCAGGCACTGAGAGCCTGGAGGtaacagcagggctggaagctggggctggggctctggggacattgAGAACAGTGCATGGCAGAGGGACacgctgccagcagcaggacaacCCCACGGGGCTGCTGTGGAGACATGGGGTGTTCACATCTGGTCCCACGGGACACATCCATGCAGCCCCTTTGTCCCAGCAgacctccctgctgtcccatccccatgtccctggcactgcccatgtTCCTACAGAACAGAgatgctgtccctgcccttcaCTGCCTGTCCCAAGGTTGTGCCCTGGTTACAAACCCGTGGACATCGAGGCTGTGCCTACAGAGCTGCCTTTGCCCAGAGGCCTTGTGCAGCAACAGAgcggtgctgct ccctgccaccagcagTTGCCCACCCAGCAAGCCCCCAGAGCAAAGCTCTCCCAGACCCCATCCTGTCAAACCAGTGACAACATCCTAGAGCAGcatctcagtgtccccagctccaCCTTGGGGGGAGTTTTCTGGGCAGCATCCAGCCTGGAAAATGGTCTCATGCCCATCCAGGTGGCCGtaaagaagatggaggccaaACTCCATGACCAGGTGAAGGCGTGTGACATGCTGGCGCACCAGCTGAAGCTGTGGAGCCAAGCCAGGGATGAGCGCCAGAGGCGCCTGCAGGACCTGCAGGATGCTGAGGCTGACCCTAAGTGGCGAGAGCTGCAG ACCATTCGCCAGCTGGGCAATGACATCGAGAAGATGCTCATGAAAATTAACAGTGGAGAGATTGTCACCAACCTGTacctgaggctgcaggaggtcCTGAGGAGGGTGAGCTCCTCCTCActgtgccagtgtttcacctgctctccctgccaaggcacagggtgcccaaggggctgtgtcccctccgtgCCCTGTCACAGCACGGGGCACCCCG TGCCCACAGACAGCCCCACGTACCTGAGAGCCTTTCTTCAGCAAGGGGCAAAAGAG AAACTCATGGCCGAGGCAGGGCCCCGGGTCCGTGTGGAGAAGCACCTCAGGGACCAGTCCCTGGCTGAGCAGAAGAAGCACCTTGAGAGCCTGCGGCGCCAGGAGGAGAGCgagaggcagcagaggcag agcaggaccaGAGCTCCTCAGAAACGCTGCTGGGTGAGTGCCTGGCCAGGGGGCAGAGCGGGGGAGTGTGGGCACAGCCACggacaccctgccctgctccatccccgggcaccctgccctgctccatccccggacaccctgccctgctccatccccggacaccctgccctgctccatcctggacaccctgccctgccccattcctggacaCCCtaccctgctccttccctggataccctgctccatccccggacaccctgccctgctccatccccggacaccctgccctgctccatccccggacaccctgccctgccccatccctggacaccctgctccttccctgccacccCAGGTGCTGACGTGGAGGCCGCCATGGCCAGGATGCAGCGCGAGGCCTTTTTGACCGACAAGATGGAGAAGGCAAAGactgccctgcagtgctcctgccTCTGG GACATCCCCAGCAGCATCGAGGCACAGAGGAAATCCCTGGAgaacctgcagcagcacatcGATGAGTGCAATGAGAAGAAGAACGTGCTGAAGAAGACCCTGCAGAACCTGGAGTCCAAGCAGGCCAAACTGAAGTTCAACCAACCCGTCAGCACcgccaggtgctgctggcctcGCACACTT ggcagagcaccCAAAGCTCCCACTGGGgtccctgagctccctttcTCCTTGCTGGGCATGGcaa gtttggggtgtccctgcacCCCTGTGCACCTGTGTGATGTGAGTGTGGCTGGCTCCAgcatgcaggaggaggagctgagggagaagctgaggcaggaggaggccCGGCTGGAGCAGATGAGAGCCCACATGCTGAACAACCAGAAGCGCCTGATCGAGTTTGAGAACATCATTGACAACATGTTCCTCCGCCTGCAGGgcatctccatccctggcaaG gagGACTCAGGTGAGGTGCACGGGATGGAGGCGAAGCTGCAGCACTGTGAGCAGAAGATGCAGTTCCtgaaggagcaggcagcagcccgGCCTGAGGACAGCCCTGATGAACAGAGCGAGGTACGGGGgcttggtggccctggggacacactcAGGGTCCTCCCAGACCAAGGCCACCCAAGCCATCCTTCTCAGCAAGGCCACAGGGAAGGGCGATGGTGCAGCTCAGCCCCGATGGCACTGGGCACCCATGGTGCTTGGCTTGTAGCACCCACCTGCCCTCCAGCACTCATCCCAGGCTGTCTTTCACAGACTTTTGCCAAGGTCAGGAACCTTCTGGAGGAAAGAACTGCAGGTGAAAAACAGAACCTGAGGATTACCTTTGAGGATGAGGGCGCTACGGAGCATGGTAGGAGAGCACAGTGGGGAT GTggcctccagcccctccccagtCCCTCCTCTCCACTCTCCCCTGCAGACAGTTTGGAttttgaggaggaggaagaggactACGTCCCCAGCCGGGAGGATATCAAgaagcaggggcagcagctgatCCGCATGAACACCCGGCGTCGCAAGAAGAAGTAG